The following coding sequences lie in one Thermosulfuriphilus ammonigenes genomic window:
- a CDS encoding DUF72 domain-containing protein: MEKRIYVGTCGFNISLARYVRLFDALEVNSTFYRFPTERSLKNWQKIFSQAQGFFLSLKAYQGLTHPISSPTWRRSSLTREELQALSERVGCLKLTPETEEFVSRSMKLIARLKADFWLFQLPKSCKERAGGIKAFFESLKDKFETTPLLGLEIRWSDPDLLEELNRTLSVLPVFDPFINADLTERFFPRLSTLYLRLHGGYERGRINYDKSYSDQELLWLRGMLQDSAAERIFVLFNNLRMYEDAQRFKDLITL; encoded by the coding sequence ATGGAAAAAAGAATTTATGTCGGCACCTGTGGCTTCAATATCTCGCTGGCCAGGTATGTACGTCTTTTTGATGCCCTGGAGGTAAATAGCACCTTTTATCGTTTCCCTACAGAAAGAAGCCTTAAAAACTGGCAGAAGATTTTCTCCCAGGCTCAGGGCTTTTTTCTCTCCCTTAAAGCCTACCAGGGGCTGACCCATCCGATATCATCTCCCACCTGGCGACGTTCGAGCCTTACCCGGGAAGAACTTCAAGCCCTTTCTGAAAGAGTGGGCTGTTTAAAACTCACCCCGGAGACAGAGGAGTTTGTCTCCCGAAGTATGAAGTTAATTGCTCGTTTGAAAGCGGATTTTTGGCTTTTTCAACTCCCTAAAAGTTGTAAAGAGAGAGCTGGGGGAATCAAAGCCTTCTTTGAATCCCTGAAAGACAAGTTCGAAACAACCCCCCTTCTTGGTCTGGAGATCCGTTGGTCTGACCCTGATCTTCTTGAAGAACTGAACCGAACCCTTTCCGTGCTTCCAGTCTTTGACCCTTTTATAAATGCTGACCTTACGGAGAGATTTTTTCCCCGGCTATCGACACTCTACCTCCGGCTCCATGGTGGCTATGAGCGTGGCCGAATTAACTACGACAAATCTTATAGTGACCAGGAACTCCTTTGGCTCAGGGGGATGCTCCAAGACTCTGCTGCCGAGAGAATTTTTGTTCTTTTTAACAATTTGCGTATGTATGAAGATGCCCAGAGATTTAAAGACTTAATTACCCTTTAG
- a CDS encoding RrF2 family transcriptional regulator → MRLTRAGEYAIRCILYLAGQSPGRVVSRKEVARAMEIPDPFLAKIAQQLSLAGIIEILQGARGGYRLLKDPAALSLLEVVEAVSGEIFLNECVIRPESCSRSQVCPVHNVWEKARRRLRETLQEATFDKLLAESRGQKI, encoded by the coding sequence ATGCGACTTACCCGCGCCGGAGAATATGCCATACGTTGTATTCTTTACCTCGCCGGGCAAAGTCCGGGGAGGGTGGTCAGCCGAAAGGAGGTGGCCCGGGCCATGGAAATACCGGATCCTTTCCTGGCCAAGATCGCCCAGCAACTCTCCCTGGCAGGGATCATTGAAATCCTCCAAGGGGCCCGGGGGGGTTATCGTCTTCTTAAGGATCCTGCGGCTCTCTCTCTCCTTGAGGTGGTTGAGGCCGTCTCTGGAGAGATTTTTCTTAATGAGTGTGTGATCCGACCAGAAAGCTGCTCTCGTAGTCAGGTCTGCCCGGTTCATAATGTCTGGGAAAAGGCTCGCAGGAGGCTCAGGGAAACATTGCAGGAGGCCACCTTTGACAAACTTCTGGCCGAATCCCGAGGTCAAAAGATTTAA
- a CDS encoding Spy/CpxP family protein refolding chaperone, translating to MRRKSLIIFLMMFVTVSLITVNPTKAIKEEEKPCLLGSCWKELGVTQLGRMGCPTPALFIQNTLKELNSYIELANELGLTSEQLEKLEKLRHDFQIEMVRNRAELQVVTLELIEQMMKERPGKKPLQEKVSRIEELCWATLKDAAKAVFTARSLLTPEQRAKAIEIAAKEE from the coding sequence GTGAGAAGGAAGAGTTTAATAATTTTTCTAATGATGTTTGTAACTGTTAGCCTTATAACAGTTAATCCAACAAAGGCTATCAAAGAGGAGGAAAAACCTTGTTTACTGGGTAGTTGCTGGAAGGAGTTAGGAGTTACACAATTAGGCCGAATGGGTTGTCCGACTCCAGCTCTATTTATTCAAAACACTCTTAAGGAGCTTAACAGTTACATAGAATTAGCTAATGAATTAGGACTTACCAGTGAACAGTTAGAAAAGTTAGAAAAGCTTAGACACGACTTTCAGATAGAAATGGTGAGAAATCGGGCTGAGCTTCAGGTTGTTACTTTAGAGTTAATCGAACAAATGATGAAGGAAAGGCCGGGTAAGAAACCCCTTCAGGAAAAAGTCAGCAGGATAGAAGAGCTCTGCTGGGCAACCTTAAAAGATGCAGCCAAGGCCGTTTTTACTGCCCGCAGTCTGCTGACACCGGAGCAGAGGGCTAAAGCCATAGAAATAGCCGCCAAAGAGGAATAG
- a CDS encoding sensor domain-containing diguanylate cyclase, giving the protein MKLQPKIKKLSLEIKVLFPICFFFSLGFAIALYHTFKEVEAQKRNFISLQIQELREDLAFFAEKARENQQLARLLAQFPDIRKALKRRDRLGLLSATREASASINQSGVIPRYIHFHIPPGISFLRVWRPEIFGDDLSDFRHSVVTVLSTGTAVWGIEAGRMGIAARGVVPIYDQEGLFLGSVEVFSNLADLTFWLRKRKNIVNALYLHREINATAAPRNYHRLGEFWAVSPLPEPFSSLVSNAFLRQALKRRSQIEVSHYTLIGAPIKDFSGRNIAVYIRLADLSFVSTRQRAIIFNQIPPSVGFFIVSIGATIFLIQKGIFHPLNHLREEVREISRFVGKKLREPEDEVAVAARGENEISLLAGAINELVFELGELAAFRQAIETDEDAQGIYQRLAEVFKQKFNLHNFIIYEVSDSGQRLKAVVVEPPEAKEEIENMEVLNNPALCRVFRSASRASSFHFSETCNYFPENFINYLCLPMFVGGKVIGIVHFLFPASYHLEQTRGIILDKVVAYLQEAAPIIEAKRFARRLQEISLRDTLTGLYNRRVLEEFVPQMVAGAIRRQTSIGVLMADVDHFKVINDTYGHGFGDRVLVQISSIIKKELRAEDLAIRYGGEEILILLTDTPAPLACQVAERIRKHVEMASFSWEEKSARVSISIGVAEFPGDSQNLKEVINLADRALYEAKNKGRNQVVYLSSKRYKAPKEKVKGH; this is encoded by the coding sequence ATGAAACTTCAGCCTAAAATCAAGAAATTATCCCTGGAAATCAAGGTCCTCTTTCCTATATGTTTCTTCTTCTCCCTGGGTTTTGCCATAGCCCTTTACCATACCTTTAAAGAGGTAGAGGCCCAGAAGAGAAATTTTATTTCTCTCCAGATCCAGGAACTCCGAGAAGACTTGGCCTTTTTTGCCGAAAAGGCCCGAGAAAACCAACAGCTGGCCAGACTTCTGGCCCAGTTTCCAGACATAAGAAAGGCCCTTAAGAGGCGTGATCGTCTGGGGCTTCTTTCAGCCACCAGAGAGGCCTCAGCCAGTATAAACCAGAGTGGAGTCATCCCCCGTTATATCCACTTTCATATCCCTCCAGGAATCTCCTTTTTGAGAGTCTGGCGTCCGGAAATATTTGGTGACGATCTATCTGATTTCCGTCATTCAGTGGTCACTGTCCTGTCTACCGGTACCGCCGTCTGGGGTATAGAGGCCGGTCGTATGGGAATAGCCGCCCGGGGAGTGGTGCCGATATATGATCAAGAAGGATTGTTTCTTGGAAGTGTGGAGGTCTTCTCTAACCTGGCTGACCTTACCTTTTGGCTTCGCAAGAGGAAAAACATCGTAAATGCCCTTTATCTTCATCGGGAGATAAACGCCACGGCTGCTCCGCGAAACTATCATCGGTTAGGAGAGTTCTGGGCTGTATCTCCCCTGCCGGAGCCCTTCTCTTCCTTGGTATCAAATGCCTTTTTAAGGCAGGCCTTAAAAAGGCGAAGCCAGATCGAAGTTTCTCATTACACCCTGATAGGTGCGCCCATAAAAGACTTCTCAGGACGTAATATTGCCGTGTACATCCGTCTGGCCGATCTGTCTTTTGTCTCGACCAGACAAAGGGCTATCATCTTTAATCAAATACCTCCCAGCGTTGGTTTCTTTATTGTTTCCATTGGCGCCACTATCTTTCTAATCCAAAAGGGAATATTTCATCCCTTAAATCACTTAAGGGAAGAGGTCCGAGAAATTTCCCGTTTTGTAGGGAAAAAGCTTCGGGAACCAGAAGATGAGGTGGCTGTAGCTGCCCGCGGAGAAAACGAGATCTCTTTACTGGCTGGAGCTATAAACGAGTTAGTCTTTGAACTAGGGGAATTGGCCGCCTTCAGACAGGCCATAGAAACCGACGAAGACGCTCAAGGAATCTATCAACGCCTAGCCGAGGTCTTCAAGCAAAAGTTTAACCTTCACAATTTTATCATCTATGAAGTCTCAGATAGTGGCCAACGCCTCAAGGCAGTAGTAGTTGAGCCACCAGAGGCCAAGGAAGAAATTGAAAACATGGAAGTTCTCAATAACCCCGCTTTGTGCCGGGTTTTCAGGAGTGCTAGTCGGGCCTCATCCTTCCATTTTTCTGAAACCTGTAACTACTTCCCAGAGAACTTCATAAACTATCTTTGTCTTCCTATGTTTGTCGGGGGTAAAGTCATTGGCATTGTCCATTTTCTATTTCCGGCCTCCTATCATCTAGAACAGACTCGAGGGATTATTTTAGATAAGGTGGTAGCCTATCTTCAGGAGGCAGCTCCTATCATAGAAGCCAAACGTTTTGCCCGAAGGCTCCAGGAGATATCTCTTCGAGACACCCTTACTGGCCTTTACAATCGCCGGGTATTGGAGGAGTTTGTTCCCCAAATGGTAGCTGGAGCCATTCGGCGGCAAACCTCTATAGGAGTCCTCATGGCTGATGTCGACCACTTCAAGGTCATAAACGACACTTACGGCCACGGCTTCGGTGATCGAGTTCTGGTTCAAATATCTTCCATCATTAAAAAGGAACTCCGGGCAGAGGATCTGGCCATTCGATACGGAGGAGAAGAGATCTTAATTCTTCTAACGGATACGCCAGCACCGCTAGCCTGCCAGGTGGCCGAACGTATCCGAAAGCATGTAGAGATGGCCTCCTTCAGTTGGGAGGAGAAAAGTGCTCGAGTAAGCATCTCCATTGGGGTGGCGGAGTTTCCTGGAGACAGTCAAAATTTAAAAGAGGTTATCAACCTGGCCGATCGAGCCCTCTATGAGGCCAAAAATAAAGGCCGCAACCAGGTAGTTTATCTTTCTTCCAAAAGGTACAAGGCACCTAAAGAAAAAGTCAAAGGTCATTGA
- a CDS encoding methyltransferase, whose product MNQEKRRWLKGFVFGFAPGLVVATAAKLDLFSHLKGPRNLEEIVKETGLSARPLRMILDALCALGLLKKERSFYFLSPDLDEFLGRGDIFSYEAYLSHGFNLVKGWLRLPEAISGGHPEPQGPDPEFFTHLTRGLLAVNWPEATELAGQLKSRGYQRLLDVGAGSCLWSAALLKELPSARAWAIDFPQVLDGSAQEIVRHLHLEDRFVFLPGNYWKISWGEGYDLIILGHICHSLGPEENVTLFKKARQSLARDGELVIIEFIPDEGRCSPLFPLIFALNMLLHTDSGDTYTASEYQDFLARAGLKISERLYLDQGHGSQVIVARPE is encoded by the coding sequence GTGAACCAAGAGAAACGTCGCTGGCTTAAAGGTTTTGTCTTCGGTTTTGCTCCCGGTCTTGTTGTCGCTACCGCGGCCAAGCTTGACCTCTTCTCCCACCTTAAAGGGCCCAGAAACCTTGAAGAGATTGTAAAAGAGACTGGTCTGTCGGCTAGACCTTTGAGAATGATTCTTGATGCCCTTTGCGCTCTCGGACTCCTGAAAAAGGAAAGGAGCTTTTATTTCTTAAGCCCCGATCTGGATGAATTTTTAGGACGGGGGGATATTTTTTCCTACGAAGCCTATCTTAGCCATGGTTTTAACTTGGTTAAAGGGTGGTTAAGGCTTCCTGAAGCCATCTCTGGCGGCCATCCAGAGCCGCAGGGACCTGATCCGGAATTTTTTACCCATCTTACCCGAGGTCTTCTGGCGGTTAACTGGCCTGAGGCCACGGAGCTGGCTGGCCAGCTTAAGTCTCGTGGCTACCAGCGTCTTCTTGATGTAGGAGCCGGCTCCTGTCTTTGGAGTGCTGCCCTATTGAAGGAGCTACCTTCAGCTCGGGCCTGGGCTATAGATTTTCCTCAGGTGCTTGATGGATCAGCCCAAGAGATTGTCCGGCATCTTCATTTGGAAGACAGGTTTGTATTCTTACCAGGGAATTACTGGAAGATATCCTGGGGAGAAGGTTATGATCTTATCATCTTAGGCCATATCTGCCATTCTCTGGGCCCGGAGGAAAACGTCACTCTTTTTAAGAAGGCCCGCCAATCTCTTGCCAGAGACGGTGAGCTGGTCATCATTGAATTTATTCCTGACGAGGGCCGCTGTAGCCCTCTGTTCCCCCTTATTTTTGCTCTCAACATGCTTCTTCACACTGACTCTGGAGACACTTATACGGCCTCCGAATACCAGGATTTTCTGGCCCGGGCCGGTCTTAAGATCAGTGAGAGATTATATCTTGACCAGGGCCACGGGAGCCAGGTCATCGTGGCTCGACCTGAGTGA